The Merismopedia glauca CCAP 1448/3 genome window below encodes:
- a CDS encoding element excision factor XisH family protein: MSAKDKFHNLVKTALENDEWKITSDPRL; this comes from the coding sequence ATGTCAGCCAAAGATAAATTTCACAATCTGGTTAAAACTGCCTTAGAAAATGATGAATGGAAAATTACATCAGATCCACGTTTATGA